The Neisseria subflava DNA window GTCTTCGACTGCTAAACCTTTTTGAACCAAATCATCGACTACGGGCTGCAAATCGTCGTTATATTTCGATTCGCCCGCCACATCTTCAGGGCGCAGTTTCAAGCCCAGCGTGTCGTAAACGGCTTGGGCATGTGAGAGCGAAATATCGACAAACTGTTTCCACAACGCCAACACGGTTTCATCACCGCCTTGCAGTTTCACAACATATTCGCGTGCGGTGTCGGCGAAGGCAGGATCTTCGTCAAAGCGTACTTTGGCAGCACGGTAAAACTGTTCCAAATCCGCCAGCTCGAACGCGGCATTATCTTTTTGCTGCTCAACCAAATAAGCGACCAACATGCCAAACTGCGTACCCCAGTCGCCGACGTGGTTTTGACGGATAACGGTGTTGCCCATAAACTCCAACACGCGCGAAATGCTGTCGCCGATGATGCTGGAGCGCAGGTGGCCGACGTGCATTTCTTTGGCCAAATTAGGCGAGGAATAGTCGATAACGACGGTTTTCGGTTGGTCGGTTTTCGCTACGCCGAAACGCGCGTTGTTCAAGGCCGTCTGAATGTTTTGAGCGAGAAATTCAGGACGCAGGCGCAGGTTGATAAAGCCCGGGCCAGCGACTTCCGCGCTTTCAATCACAGCGTTGTCGGCCAATGCTTCGGCCACTTTTTGCGCCAACTCGCGCGGATTTTGTTTGGCTTTTTTCGCCGCACCCATCACGCCGTTGATTTGGAAATCGCCGAAGTCGGGATTTTTCGCCGCCTGCAATACAACGGGGCTGTCGGACAAACCGGCAGCGGCAAAGGCTGCTTGGGCTTCACGTTCGACGGTTTGGTATAAATTCATGTTTTCGGTCTCTATCAATTCAAATCAGGCGGTATTTTAAAAGAATTTCGGGCTTTAAAACAGGGCAAGCTGCAATACTTTTCCAGCGGCTTGTTATATGATTGCATTCTGATTCAACGATTTTGCTGTAAAGGCCGTCTGAAAGGAAAAGCCATGAACCCCAAAAATACGCTTTGTCTGATTGTCGATATTCAAGAACGCCTGCTGCCCGCCCTTTCCGGCGCGGATGAAATGTTGGAACGCTGCCGCCTGCTGATTCAAGGTTTGACGGCTTTGAATGTACCCTTTGCCGTAACCGAACAATATCCGAAAGGTTTAGGCAACACCGTATCCGCTGTATCGCTGCTGTTGCCCGAAGGCACGCCTGTTGTCGAAAAAACCCAATTCTCGGCGTTTTTACCTGAAATTCAGGAAATATTACGCAAAAACGACATCAAAAACATTATTTTGGTGGGCGCAGAAGCGCATATCTGTATGCTTCAGACGGCCTTGGATTTGAAGGCGCAAGGTTACGCCGTATCCCTGCCTTTTGAATGCACCGCCTCGCGTACAACGGCCAACCGCGACAATGGTTTGGCGCAAATGAGCCGTCAAGGCATTATCGTTTCCAATGTCGAAAGTATTTTGTTCCAACTGCTCGGCGATGCCAAACATCCGGCCTTTAAGACTATCTCCAAACTGATTCAATAACAGGCCGTCTGAAATGCAATACACCATCCGCCCTGCCCTGCGCCAAGACTTGCCCGCCATCGTCGATATTTACAACAGCACCGTGGCCACGCACCAATCTACGGCCGATTTGTCGCCGACCACGGTTGCCGAACGCGAAATATGGTTTGCCGCGCACACGGACAAACGCCCGATCTACGCCCTTTACGATGCCGACGGCACCATATTGGCCTGGGGCAGTTTCAGCGACTACCATCCGCGCTACGCCTATCACATTAGCGCGGAAGTCAGCATTTATGTCCGCCACGATATGCGCGGCGCAGGCGTGGGCAAAATCCTGTTGCGGCACATGCTCGAACGCGCACCTTCCTTAGGCATCCACAACGTCATCGCGCTTGTGTTTGGCCACAACTATCCGAGCCTGAACCTGTTTCACCGTTTCGGTTTTGAAGAATGGGGGCGGCTGCCGCAAGTCTGCGATTTGGAAACCATGTTGGCAGACGTGGTGATTTTGGGCAAAAGGATTGTGGATTGATTACGACAAAGGCCGTCTGAAAACTGAATTCAGACGGCCTTTTGACGGCAAAACCTTTATTCCGGTTTCTTCGCCAGCATAGTGACGAATTTAAACTGAATCGGATTGCCAAATTCGTCTTTCGCGTGCATCGAACCCAACTCTTCCTTGTATTCTACCAATTCCCAATCCTTATAGTATTCGCGCAACTCGCCCTCGCCGAACTTGAACGGGAACGGCATCGGGCAAGGGAAATCTTCCGTATCCATCGCAGACACGATCAGGTTGTAACCGCCGGGGTTGGTGTGTTCCTTCATATTGGCAATCACGTCAGGAACGTAACGCGGCATCAGGAACATAAACACCACGGTCGCCACCATATAATCGAAGTTTTCCTGAATATTGGCGGCGTTGAGGTCGTATTCAAACGCGCGGACATTCAATTCTTCAATACGCGCCAGCTCTTCCACGTTTTGAACCGCGTTCGGATTATTATCGACAGCGGTAACGTCAAAACCTTTCAAACCCAAATACAGCGCATTGCGGCCCTGACCACAGCCCATATCCAAAACCTTGCCGACGGGCACGATGCCTTCGGCGGCACGGACAGCCGAATGTGTCGCGCTCATGCCGTATTTCTTATTGAAATAGTCCGCCGCCTCGCAGTAAAACGACAGTTGGATTTCCGTATCTTGCGTTTGCGGCGCGATAAAGTGCCATGCTTGCGGATGGATAATCCAATCGCCGCTTTCAGGCGTCAGCTCGTGCGTGGCCGTAACATTGCCCGCCTCGTCCACTTCATTGAAGTTCAGACGGCCTTGGAGGACATTGAGGCAGCCCCAAGTACCGGCAGCAGTATTGTGTTTGGACAACAAAGCTTCGGGAATCTCGTCCGCCGTCCACACCGGCATCTGTTTGTAACAAAACAATTCTTGCTGTTCGCTCATCATGTTTCCTTTCTATTTTGACGGTTTCAACACGGCTTCTGCCAAGGCTTTCTGAATGGCAATAAAGTGCAGGCAATTTTGAGATATTTTAAAACTCTTTGATAATTGACCGTCCTTCCAATCTAGAACTCTAAGTGCTGTATTAAGCCTTCTTCAGGT harbors:
- a CDS encoding isochorismatase family protein, translated to MNPKNTLCLIVDIQERLLPALSGADEMLERCRLLIQGLTALNVPFAVTEQYPKGLGNTVSAVSLLLPEGTPVVEKTQFSAFLPEIQEILRKNDIKNIILVGAEAHICMLQTALDLKAQGYAVSLPFECTASRTTANRDNGLAQMSRQGIIVSNVESILFQLLGDAKHPAFKTISKLIQ
- a CDS encoding GNAT family N-acetyltransferase; its protein translation is MQYTIRPALRQDLPAIVDIYNSTVATHQSTADLSPTTVAEREIWFAAHTDKRPIYALYDADGTILAWGSFSDYHPRYAYHISAEVSIYVRHDMRGAGVGKILLRHMLERAPSLGIHNVIALVFGHNYPSLNLFHRFGFEEWGRLPQVCDLETMLADVVILGKRIVD
- the tehB gene encoding SAM-dependent methyltransferase TehB — encoded protein: MSEQQELFCYKQMPVWTADEIPEALLSKHNTAAGTWGCLNVLQGRLNFNEVDEAGNVTATHELTPESGDWIIHPQAWHFIAPQTQDTEIQLSFYCEAADYFNKKYGMSATHSAVRAAEGIVPVGKVLDMGCGQGRNALYLGLKGFDVTAVDNNPNAVQNVEELARIEELNVRAFEYDLNAANIQENFDYMVATVVFMFLMPRYVPDVIANMKEHTNPGGYNLIVSAMDTEDFPCPMPFPFKFGEGELREYYKDWELVEYKEELGSMHAKDEFGNPIQFKFVTMLAKKPE